The following coding sequences are from one Musa acuminata AAA Group cultivar baxijiao chromosome BXJ2-4, Cavendish_Baxijiao_AAA, whole genome shotgun sequence window:
- the LOC135610986 gene encoding uncharacterized protein LOC135610986, protein MPVTRSQAISSKPRSETLAASPPPSSLDALLPSTTTRTHPPMPPPATPPSFLGSGSEIVPSGRVPPCRRSLRLAYLSVAPTGSATSDVAESSVKRRRRSRASSTAGEAEGGDIGCKTCVHRGRNEVLEVRSVAEDAVGGKYMFLRSGAKIFRRGLDQTLLETDKVPVEKLVTDVQCVEEAFEKDKNVDADVVAERLEENTEEERFGSKEKGKGILRVPEPIELQFMKVNLTERKGKDKLVMEEDYFPVYASEFGMDADMINLKDAVEYSQNDDVSVNKRKPQKGKGRIDSRKESDRTRAMELAPKFAFFKPKEDGSLEEEEGHQEIEDLSPDADHDDWPGPFSTAMRIIKERCEKLRARESNSYVKKDETSQLKIPWMPSNNCKPFAQPPPTLRDLCMKVLSDNAEEIESFDGIPDVLKHKLIIMLCHSRKMSPRLIGLLVRGSPTEIRLSDCSWATENLFQEVFSQCNTKCLKVVQLDLCGRCLPDYVLRGTLAQYPHSLPSLTTICLKGAYRLSDDGLNAIIHSAPSLRSVNLSQCSLLTSLGIINVAAKLDTVLTELYVDDCQNVDAMAILPALKKLIHLEVLSVAGIQSVCDKFVHQLIPVCGSHMKELIFARCQKLSSASVKTISAYCSRLCAIDLRNLNRLNDSAIGYLANGCRSLQKLKLRRSAFSDEAIAAFLEASGGSLIELSLNNVEKVAQQTALAISRQCSSTLYSLDLSFCRKLTDEALGLIVDSCSSLRILKLFGCTQATEVFFSGHSNSIVKLIGCKGQLLDEMEIPHFV, encoded by the exons GCAAGCGATCTCCTCCAAACCTCGGTCTGAAACCCTAGCGGCGTCTCCGCCGCCGTCGTCGCTGGATGCTCTCCTACCGTCGACCACTACGAGAACCCATCCTCCGATGCCCCCTCCTGCGACGCCTCCCTCTTTCCTGGGCTCGGGTTCCGAGATTGTTCCCTCCGGAAGGGTGCCGCCCTGCAGGCGGAGCCTCCGCTTGGCCTACCTGTCGGTTGCCCCCACTGGGAGCGCTACCTCTGACGTTGCAGAGAGTAGTGTTAAGAGGAGGCGACGATCTAGGGCTTCCAGCACTGCGGGCGAAGCGGAGGGCGGGGATATCGGGTGCAAGACTTGCGTGCATAGGGGAAGAAATGAAGTTTTGGAAGTCAGGTCTGTTGCAGAAGATGCGGTTGGGGGAAAGTACATGTTCCTGAGGTCGGGGGCGAAGATTTTTCGGAGAGGGTTGGACCAGACGTTGTTAGAGACCGATAAGGTTCCAGTAGAGAAGCTGGTGACCGATGTGCAGTGTGTCGAGGAAGCCTTTGAAAAGGATAAGAATGTTGATGCTGACGTGGTTGCAGAGAGGTTGGAGGAGAACACTGAAGAAGAAAGATTCGGTTCTaaagagaaaggaaagggaaTACTGAGAGTGCCAGAACCAATCGAGCTACAATTCATGAAAGTGAATCTCACCGAAAGGAAAGGGAAGGACAAATTGGTTATGGAAGAAGATTATTTTCCGGTATATGCATCTGAGTTTGGCATGGATGCCGACATGATAAATCTGAAGGATGCTGTGGAATACTCACAGAATGATGATGTATCAGTGAACAAAAGAAAGCctcagaaaggaaaaggacgaattGATTCTCGAAAAGAATCAGACAGGACAAGAGCTATGGAATTGGCTCCCAAGTTTGCCTTCTTTAAACCTAAAGAAGATGGCAgcttggaggaagaagaaggacatCAGGAAATAGAAGATTTGTCACCAGATGCTGACCATGATGATTGGCCTGGGCCATTCTCTACTGCCATGAGAATCATCAAAGAAAGATGTGAAAAGCTGAGGGCTCGTGAGTCAAATTCTTATGTGAAGAAGGATGAGACCAGCCAATTAAAAATTCCATGGATGCCTTCAAACAACTGCAAGCCCTTTGCTCAGCCACCTCCAACACTTCGAGATTTGTGCATGAAAGTTCTCTCAGATAATGCTGAAGAGATTGAATCATTTGATGGCATTCCTGATGTTCTCAAACACAAGCTTATTATAATGTTATGTCACTCTAGGAAAATGAGTCCTCGCCTTATTGGTCTTCTTGTGAGAGGTAGTCCCACTGAGATACGCTTAAGTGATTGTTCATGGGCAACAGAGAACCTGTTTCAGGAGGTCTTTTCCCAATGTAACACAAAATGCTTGAAG GTGGTACAACTAGACCTATGTGGAAGATGTTTGCCAGACTACGTGTTGCGTGGTACCTTGGCCCAGTACCCACATAGTTTGCCTTCATTAACTACAATATGTCTCAAGGGTGCTTATCGTCTTTCAGATGATGGTTTAAATGCAATCATTCATTCAGCACCTTCCTTAAGATCTGTAAACTTGTCACAATGTTCTCTTCTTACCTCATTAGGGATCATAAATGTTGCTGCTAAATTGGACACAGTCTTGACAGAATTATATGTTGATGATTGCCAAAATGTGGATGCTATGGCTATTCTCCCTGCTTTGAAGAAACTAATTCATTTAGAGGTTCTGTCAGTAGCTGGAATTCAATCTGTCTGTGACAAATTTGTTCACCAGCTTATTCCTGTATGTGGTTCACACATGAAAGAACTTATCTTTGCTAGATGCCA GAAATTGTCTAGTGCTTCCGTCAAAACTATTAGTGCATATTGTTCTAGATTATGTGCTATTGATCTTCGGAATTTGAACCGACTAAATGATTCTGCAATAGGATATCTTGCGAATGGTTGTAGATCACTTCAGAAACTTAAGCTGCGTCGCAGTGCATTCAG TGATGAAGCAATTGCAGCATTTTTGGAAGCCTCTGGAGGTTCATTGATTGAGCTTTCACTGAACAATGTCGAAAAG GTTGCACAACAAACTGCTCTAGCCATTTCACGCCAGTGTTCCTCAACCTTGTACAGTCTGGATCTTTCATTTTGTCGAAAATTGACAGATGAAGCACTTGGTTTGATTGTGGACAGTTGTTCATCTTTAAGAATTCTTAAATTATTTGGATGCACCCAG GCTACAGAAGTATTTTTTAGTGGTCACTCGAACTCCATTGTCAAACTCATTGGATGTAAGGGACAGCTATTAGACGAAATGGAGATTCCTCATTTTGTTTAG